One Drosophila subpulchrella strain 33 F10 #4 breed RU33 chromosome 2R, RU_Dsub_v1.1 Primary Assembly, whole genome shotgun sequence genomic window, CAGATCAGCATTTGACATTTAGCTTAGGCGTACTCCCACAGGTTTTTCCTTGTTTCACTTTTACTGCTTCTCTATAATTACGAAAGTGGTCACTGAAATATAGAACTATTCTGGCATATATGCGAAAGTACTTCTCCAGATATTCTATCTTTTATATAGTACTGAAACGGACATTTacatattaaacattttttttaataaaccaATAAGCATTGGGCTAAAATATAGAACTTTTCTGGCATATAGACTAAAATACTTCTTAAGATTTTCTATCTTTTCTATAGTTTTGAAAGGGATATTTACATATTGAACTGTTTTTTTAACAAACCAATAAACATGGGCCTAGTACCTCTCTATACTTTCTATATTCTATCGAGTTGCAATTGCAATAAGTGTAGGTATAGTATAGATGGTATGTATATAGCCTTCTTTGTATACTTCTATTGctttacttaaaataaaaccaaaatatttgaattgGTACCTAtcattttattgttattattaactTATTGTCTTTACCTACCTATCATATACCTATATACATACCtatcatattattattattattatttacttaTTGTCTTTAAAATCATTCTTTAgttgaataaatattttaaatccgTTAAATCATTCTATTGttgaataaatatttcaaatccgaaattttctttttttttgggattgTTTAAGTAATACTGATATATTGAATTTTCACGTTCCAGAAATGTCGATATCTttaaaggaatatttattCTCTAACATATTTCTCTTTAATTGTTTTGATAAATTAAACGTTAAGTTAAAAGTTAAATGTAATATTGAATGCTTGTAATTATACAGAACTTTAGCATTTAATATAAAAGCTTTAACTTTTTTAGTTGTTGTGGATTCCAGACAAGCTTAAAATGCGTCTTTTAGGTATTAATgttataatataaattaaattgttgctttaaaatattccaAAAAATCTATTGCTAGTTTTGAAAGGCTTAATTTAATGTTGAAAATATCCCTTATATAAATTTAGAAGAGTTTACACATTTATTTGATATTATCAGCAAGGGTTTCGagtattatattaaataagaaGTTCTTAAATCATAACACCTTTTTAAGAAATCTGATTATTATACATGTTAAATAAAAGTTCTTAAATCATAACTAAAATCAGATTCCAAACCAGATTTTTTAATGTATCTGATTATTATACATGTTTATTAATCAGAATCTAATCGGCCAAACAGTTAGTAGAACAAGACAATTATCAATTAAGTAACATGGTAGCTTGGGACAGATAAGAACCGCCGTTTTGGCATGACGAACGCCAACTAGATGACGAATACTCCCCATATATTTCCCTCAGTGTGACCCCAAAATCACTTTACCAACAACCCAGTTTATTAACGATTCAATTTGTTCCCTTATTGCAGGTAGCGGCATGTCCTGCACCGTTTCGGAGCTGCCCAGTGGCTGTCGATTGCGCGGCATGACTGCATCCTCACAGCAAAGTGCCGCCAACAATAGTGGCAACAATGGGAATGGCAATGGCAACGGGAACGGGAATGGGAACGGAGGAGGCGGCAGTGTTGGGGGCGTCGGTGGAGGGGGCAGCCTGGGCGGAGTATCGCCCACTGTGGGCGGCAGCGTGGGAGTCGTCTCCACGTCCAACGTGCTGCAGGAGTCCAATGTGTCCACGTTGCAGCGACCGCAGTCGCAGAAGCCGTGCTGCttctgctggtgctgctgctgctcctgctcctggtGAGTACCGGTGGCCCAAGGTGTACCATGCCACCGAGAGTGGCCTACATGCTCACCGCTCAAATCCTCTGACACGAAATCAATTTCTTTCTCGTTACCGCTACCGCGCTGCCTTGACTCAACGTTTGGCCACAATAACTACAATAACTACTACCCATCCAATACCTATACCTATGCGAATACGAATACGAATACGAATACCAACCACAACCGTGACAACAGGGCCAAATGGTAAGTACCTTCCTAAGGCACTCATTCTTTCGTACACCAAAAGAAAAACAAGTGCTTGGGCTGGGTTTTAAAGTTATAGAACTTTTAGTTGAAGAACAAAGAATTTAAAAGCAGTTTGGTTCATATTTTTCTCAGAAAAACgtatgaaaatattgaattttgATAGTAAAATCATTTAAGGTGATGATTCTTATTTTAGTAGAAACAGTTccttatataatattatacaaATAACTGCATATAGATATGGGGCCCTATTTAAATGAATGGCACTAAGACTATATCTATATCGTTAATATGTGTCCTATTTCATAATGAAATTCACATCCCTACTTTTATTCAAATCACTGATTTAAAGTTTCTTTATGAAATCAACATGTGAAAATCAGTAACATTCAATGAACATTTTAAAACAGAGCCACCTATTTCTTATCATCTGTACGTAACTGCTTAAAGATATGATATGGTATATCGTTTTGTGTCCTATTTCATAGTGAAATTCACATCCCTACTTTTATTCAAGTCACTGATTTAAAGTTTCTTTACGAAATCAACATATTTAAATCAGTAACACTTAAACAACATTTCAAAATAGAGCCACCTATCTCCTATCATCtgtacttattattttttagaaccCGAATTCTTATAAATCTTATTGGTtaacaatttttcttaatatcCTAATATATTTTAACCCTAATCTAATTATGGTCTTACTAAAACAGTTTGTAACTAGTCAAAGATCgcggaaaataaattttttcaattataaGCCGAGATCTAATCATCACATCTTAAGATACTCATTACTAAGTAATTTTTTTGGCATTGTTGTACAACCGAACCCCTAATTTCCCGCTGTGCAGTCATGGATATGGCCACGGTTACAGCCATGGTTATTGCTTTGGCTTTAACTattgctttggctttggctatGGGATGGTCGTGGACTGGGATTCAGATTGGGATTGGTATTGGGATTGGGTTTGGAATAGAGGACTGGGAAGTTCAAATGAAAGCGGACACGGACAAGGTGGCCTTTCTCCTGGCAGCTGGCAACGCTGTTAGTTGAAagctctctctctctgccTCTCTCTCTTAAACTTTCTCCGCTTTCTCTCTGGCGAAACACTCTTTGAACGGGCTGCTCTTTTGCCGTAGCTTTCTCCCTCGTTCATTCACAATTCCGGGAGCAAGTCGTCGGGGCAGCGAAAAGCTCTCTGGAGGGCACTTTTCAAATCATATATAAATAAGTATGTGGCGGCTCCTCCGCGGAGCTCCTCCAAGTGTTGCATGTTTTCGTGAATGAAATCGAAAGTCTTTTTCGACCCACCGCCAACTGGCAGCCCCCTCCGCACCTTTGTGTGCCCAACGGGGGGTTAAAGAACCCCGAAAACCCCAGAAAACAGAACACAGCACCCCAAgttccccaaaaaaaaaccctcTTTCCCACTCTCCCGTCCCCTGGCCAcatataatttgattcatataTAGAGTACTATATATATAAGGTTGTATGACTTTGATTAGGTATTGGGCCAGCGAGTCGCTCTGATAACTGTCGACCAGATAAGGGAGCTTTGTCAAGTTCGAGTACTCCGGTGCTCTGTCTCCGGGCTTcgaaaacaaaaaccgatatggCATTAGCCTATCTACAGTGGTCATTCGGGAAGTTTTATCCATatcatattatatcatataacCCTCAGTTATATGGTATTTGCGAAATATAAACGTTGAAATTGACAAATATTGAAGTTGTGTTCAGTTTACTTTATATCCTTACTTCATCCCACTAATATATTAATACTTcattattaaaaaacttttttttattgattatATAGCTTTTTTTGATATCATACTAAATATGAAAGTAACGATAGTAACATGATTATTTCACCATTTATCACATTTACTTATATCACATTTATTCACAAATATTGAAGTTGTGTTCAGTTTACTTTATATCCTTACTTTCtcacatttttatattaatacttcattattaaaaaactttttttttttatcagacTAAATTACAAAGTAACAATAGTAACATGATTATTTCACCATTTATCCCGAATTTGGCTATATGCGATATGTTATTTATTCCTATTGCTTATTAGTTACTCTGTAACCTGGCCTTTCTATAGTTCTACTTATCGATCTACCACTGTATTTACATATTTATGCTATTTTGTGCCAGTTAAAAATGAGTCAGGCTGAGCGGCAATTCAGCGATGGACAAAATTGTAGTATACTTTAAAGGGTGATTGATGAGttgtaaaatcaaaatattcGACTTTTAACAAGCGCCCCTCTGCTTTTTCTCTTATCTTTGTAGTCTGGCCATCAAGAATGCCGATGAAAATGCCCCCACGAAGCGAGATCTTGTAAATGCCGAATTTCTGGATGGCGAACAGTGAGTTTATGCAAATAAAAAGTGCTAGAAAAGGTAGTACTTACATTAATTGTACTTTACAGACCCACACTGGAGGAAATCCGCAGCTGGGGCAAGAGCTTTGACAAGCTGATGAAGAGCTCATGTGAGTCTTTGAAAAATGGCTTCCTGATCTGTGgtaatattttgataaatgtTTGTTCCCAGCGGGTCGTAAGGTGTTCCAGAACTTCCTGCGCAGCGAATTCAGCGAGGAGAACATCCTGTTCTGGCTGGCCTGCGAGGACCTCAAGAAGGAGAGCAGCCCCGAGCTGGTGGAGGAGAAGGCGCGCCTCATCTACGAGGACTACATCTCGATCCTTTCGCCCAGGGAGGTGTCGCTGGACTCGCGGGTCCGCGAGATCGTCAACCGCAACATGATCGAGCCCACGACGCACACCTTCGACGAAGCTCAAATCCAGATCTACACACTGATGCACAgagactcatatccgaggtgGGTGTCGTTGAGGTGAAACTTGAGATGGAACTAGGAGGTACCATGTTATATAAAGAAACAAAGTAACTCTTAAAATCAGGAGAAAATAGGGAAAGAAAATGAGGTATTCGGCATTTGTTTTCTTCATTTTTTATAAAGGAATCCCTGTACTTGCCTAACTTATAAATAGATATAATGCATAAACCAAGATTATAATACCAAGCTTAAAGCCTGCATATACTTAATGGActtttataattcttttaaaCTTGGAACCATCTTTTTAAGAATCTAATTTTTTATGTCTATgacttttaataaaataattactaAAGATGTTATCTGTAAAGATAGTGACTATAGAAGCATTATGAGTAAATTAGAAAACTCAGTAAGGTAGTCAGTATATTAATTCCATAGCTTACCAAACACTTATTCTGGGAAAACCAAGATATTTTGGGAAGGAAAcggttaaaaataatattgctTAACTTTAAACCTACAGGGATCCGAATTGCAAAGTTTTCAATAATAATATAAGTATAAGGGcgtcaaaatacattttaaagaaTTCTTTTAGAAACAATCTATAAGATTTActgtttaaaaattcaaaaaattggCAAAGTTACATTCGTATCTTTATTTATGCCTAAGGAACCgtgaatatattatattttattcatttatatttcttctttcCCTCTTGACAGATTCCTAAACTCGCAAAAGTTCAAGACACTCGCTCAACTGCAAGACAACTCGAATGCCGGTTCCAAGGCGGATAGTCCCACTTAGAGAGGATCGATCGCTTGGATCCCccggatcggatcggatcggattTGGATCGTATTCAGTTGCGCTGTGTTGACTTCCGTTGTTGCTCTCCATTGGTATTTCTCTGGTACTTTCCGCCCCCGCCGCTGCTGCAATTGACTAAGCAATATGTAACCATTAGTAGAACCATTTAAACGTTTTGCCCGcagccccaaaaaaaaaatccggATCCTTGGAGGGGCGGGGGCGCCAGACGATATGCATTCTACGTGAAACGGATTCCTTCTCTCTACCTACGTTCTAGTCGTTAACTAACCAAAGAGTTAAGCACTACATAAATTGTTTACACTAAGGAGCTGGTTCGACCACAGAAAGCATTTTccaaaccaaacaaaaatagCCAGACAGCTAATACGAAACGAGCGACACAAATAGCATATATTGTAATACTAGTGATCTAAGAGACGTATTAATCAAATTGCAACAAAGATTACGGAACCCGCTAACCGATAAGTAAATTTAAACGTAATCATAAACCGCTACGTAACAGAAATACTTTTTCCAAGAAAtaacaaccaaaaaaaaaaagaagaaacaaaacaaaaaatctttttaaacGTATTACATACATaactttataaaattatatatacacaccagcatatatatatatatatacggaTATATAGAGACATTTAACTTGACTAGTTTTGAAATCGTTTTAGGTCATACGAGTAATGACATCGAAGCATTTTGTAAATACAACAGCAGACGGCAACACTTTCTACTTTCTTATGAAAACCCATTGAGGATCGAGTCCTTTCTTAAGCAAATCTTATAAAGCCCATCTTGAGCTGTACTTTGAGCAAGACCAGACCACAACAGACCATATGCCCTAAAAAGTCTTATCCGAAACTGAAATCGAAACCTCAACCGGAACCGGAAAAACCGCATAACTAACATGTACTATATTATTTCGATGTCGAGCTGATTTCCAAGTCGAAAGAAGAACGTTTCGCAATATCACTGCCAACAAAAAAATCAGAACTTCGCCAGAGATATATCCTCTTATAATGTATTATGCAATTGTTTTTCTAAAGAATCGGAAGTTCCAAGAGTTTCCCCAACATTAACCCCCTTCTGCATTAAACGATATATATGGAAAAACagtattataaataacaaaaaaaaaagaagtgaAACAAAAAAGTATggttacatttaaattttagaAAGAAAGTTGTCGaattgaaaactaaaaacatacaacaaaaaaaaaataaataaaaaagataaaACAAAGAGTTTATAAGTATTAAAACACAGAACAAGCAGGAGGACTTTCGGTTCGAGCCCTGGCAAAAAGTTAACAATGTAATTTTGATCTTAAgttggtttcctttaaacctagGTTGtcacaatatttttaaagtacaaGATTCATGTGTGTACCTTTGTTGCGGGGAGCAGGGAATGTATTTTCGTAGCTAGTTGGTGTGCCTAGTTTTAATGCATCTATCGATACCAAACCACACCCATCACATCACTCTTACTTGAACAAAAACAGAAACGCAAACACAAACATTAAGTTTACTAGCATTTAAGCATCTTCCAGTTCtccttaaaataaatatatcttGAATTTCAGTCCTCTAACCAGTTTTGGTTTAAATCCCTGATCAAAAGGGTTAAACCAAAAATCAGCAATCACTTAAAATTGAAGAAGAAAGAAAACAGATTTTTGGTACCCCCTCTACATAAGTTcctatatttttataacactTCTGACCCGTTTCAAGATCCTATTTCCGAATAACTCCGCCACAAGCTTCCGCTCTAGTCCTTAAAAACACGACTTTTACGCGTCACTCAGGCTGCTACTTGGAATTGAGAATTCGACAACCGCTTTTGCATTATAAATAGAGGTCGACAGATCGGGATCCCGAAATAAAAACCAACGTCAGTTTCCATGGtttgttaaattaattttaggCAATCAGGTTAGACACGCGGAGGGAGGGAATGTTTGTTTGTGAATGTTTCTCTTCGGTTTCTTACTTTGCAGAACGGACAGATGATATAAgactttttgaaaaaaaacaaaaaaacacaaaatatataagtacattTAATACGATTGTTGTTTGTTTAGTTTTATACACCgccacactcgcacacacaaaacacacacgcacacacaccgATACATGCATATATATACTACTTAGCGGTATATGTACAAAAAACGTA contains:
- the LOC119550407 gene encoding regulator of G-protein signaling 17, with the translated sequence MSCTVSELPSGCRLRGMTASSQQSAANNSGNNGNGNGNGNGNGNGGGGSVGGVGGGGSLGGVSPTVGGSVGVVSTSNVLQESNVSTLQRPQSQKPCCFCWCCCCSCSWAKCLAIKNADENAPTKRDLVNAEFLDGEQPTLEEIRSWGKSFDKLMKSSSGRKVFQNFLRSEFSEENILFWLACEDLKKESSPELVEEKARLIYEDYISILSPREVSLDSRVREIVNRNMIEPTTHTFDEAQIQIYTLMHRDSYPRFLNSQKFKTLAQLQDNSNAGSKADSPT